The following proteins come from a genomic window of Deinococcus sp. KSM4-11:
- a CDS encoding GntR family transcriptional regulator, producing MTSPAPVTSAFSRPFTIDRSLDVPVGAQLRGQLEYGIACGEIPRGTRLPSVRELSQELGVAHVTVAQTYKELLGAGLIVTARGRGTYVADAPRVPAGPDHARLRNLMSECIRQAQHEGFTLRQIGEVTQVLLARGGATPATGVSIVLVGLFADATRSYAADLQPFLRPEDHVQAVTLGELRLGENLDVARSADVVLALAHRLSDTQALLASVDVIPVGFIPSQETRAALAAVSPLSRVALVTTFEEFLPTFLGGVKRFAPHVSNLMTTHLHSPGLQAVLEGADVIVHATGSEMVRDLVPGKPAFEYRHMIDPRDVEGLVLPAVDARRKEP from the coding sequence GTGACCTCACCCGCCCCGGTGACCTCCGCCTTCAGCCGGCCTTTCACCATCGACCGGTCCCTGGACGTGCCGGTCGGCGCGCAGCTGCGCGGGCAGCTGGAGTACGGCATCGCGTGTGGAGAGATTCCGCGCGGCACCCGGCTGCCCAGCGTGCGGGAACTGTCGCAGGAGCTGGGGGTGGCGCACGTGACGGTCGCCCAGACCTACAAGGAACTGCTCGGGGCGGGCCTGATCGTCACGGCGCGCGGCCGGGGCACGTACGTGGCGGACGCACCGCGGGTTCCAGCCGGGCCGGATCACGCGCGGCTGCGGAACCTGATGTCCGAGTGCATCCGCCAGGCGCAGCACGAGGGCTTCACGCTGCGCCAGATCGGCGAGGTCACGCAGGTGCTGCTGGCACGCGGCGGCGCGACTCCGGCCACGGGCGTCAGCATCGTCCTGGTCGGCCTGTTCGCGGACGCCACGCGCTCCTATGCCGCCGACCTCCAGCCCTTCTTGCGCCCGGAAGACCACGTGCAGGCCGTCACGCTGGGCGAGCTGAGGCTCGGCGAGAACCTCGACGTCGCCCGCTCGGCCGACGTGGTGCTGGCCCTCGCGCACCGGCTTTCGGACACGCAGGCGCTGCTGGCCAGCGTGGACGTCATCCCGGTGGGCTTCATTCCCAGTCAGGAGACCCGCGCGGCGCTGGCCGCCGTCAGTCCGCTGTCCCGGGTGGCGCTCGTCACGACCTTCGAGGAGTTCCTGCCCACCTTCCTGGGCGGCGTGAAGAGATTCGCGCCGCACGTCTCGAACCTCATGACCACGCACCTCCACTCGCCGGGCCTGCAAGCCGTGCTGGAGGGCGCGGACGTGATCGTCCACGCCACCGGCTCCGAGATGGTGCGCGACCTCGTACCCGGCAAGCCCGCCTTCGAATACCGCCACATGATCGACCCGCGCGACGTGGAAGGGCTGGTGCTTCCCGCCGTGGACGCCCGCCGCAAGGAGCCCTGA
- a CDS encoding ABC transporter ATP-binding protein produces the protein MTALHTETTAAATTARPVLMIRGLTKTFAAPQSLLSRWQGQPRRVVQALTDVNLEVRRGETLGIVGESGCGKSTLARTLVRLYDADSGSVQYGSQEVTALHGAELRAYNRKVQMIFQDPYSSLNPRMTVAQVLSEVLTVHHMRPADQVEPRIAELLALVGLPPEAAGRLPHEFSGGQRQRIGIARALALEPEVLIADELVSALDVSVQAQVVNLLLELQERLQLTVLFVAHDLRLVRHLSHRVAVMYLGRVVEVADTQAMFQTPLHPYTQALLAAAPTLEPGSRTAAPALSGELPSPLNVPSGCAFRTRCPQAFGRCAEERPALLSQPGGAQVACHLYDVRPDGVGTGTP, from the coding sequence CGCCGCCACCACAGCGCGCCCGGTGCTGATGATCCGCGGCCTCACGAAGACCTTCGCCGCGCCGCAGTCCCTGCTCTCCCGCTGGCAGGGGCAGCCGCGCCGGGTCGTGCAGGCCCTGACCGACGTGAACCTGGAGGTGCGCCGGGGCGAAACGCTGGGCATCGTCGGCGAGAGCGGCTGCGGGAAGTCCACCCTGGCCCGCACGCTGGTGCGCCTGTACGACGCCGACTCCGGCAGCGTCCAGTACGGTTCGCAGGAGGTCACGGCCCTGCACGGAGCGGAGCTGCGCGCGTACAACCGCAAGGTGCAGATGATCTTCCAAGATCCGTACTCCAGCCTGAACCCGCGCATGACGGTCGCTCAGGTGCTGAGCGAGGTGCTGACCGTGCACCACATGCGCCCGGCGGATCAGGTGGAACCGCGCATCGCAGAGCTGCTGGCCCTCGTGGGCCTGCCGCCGGAAGCGGCCGGGCGGCTGCCGCATGAGTTCAGCGGCGGTCAGCGCCAGCGCATCGGGATCGCGCGGGCGCTGGCGCTGGAACCGGAGGTGCTGATCGCGGACGAACTGGTCTCCGCGCTGGACGTGTCGGTGCAGGCGCAGGTCGTGAACCTGCTGCTGGAACTGCAGGAGCGATTGCAGCTGACCGTCCTGTTCGTCGCCCACGACCTGCGGCTGGTGCGGCACCTCTCGCACCGCGTGGCCGTGATGTACCTGGGCCGGGTGGTCGAGGTGGCCGATACGCAGGCCATGTTCCAGACCCCCCTGCACCCGTACACGCAGGCGCTGCTGGCCGCCGCTCCCACGCTGGAACCGGGCAGCCGCACCGCCGCGCCGGCCCTGAGTGGGGAACTGCCCAGTCCGCTGAACGTCCCGAGCGGCTGCGCCTTCCGGACGCGCTGCCCGCAGGCCTTCGGGCGCTGCGCGGAGGAACGTCCGGCCCTGCTGTCCCAGCCGGGCGGCGCGCAGGTCGCGTGTCACCTCTACGATGTCCGGCCGGATGGCGTGGGGACGGGCACGCCGTGA